In Zygosaccharomyces rouxii strain CBS732 chromosome A complete sequence, the genomic window GACAGAAAATTTCGTAAAGTAATCCGTTGTAAAATCACCCTCTTGAATGACAACGTTGTCGAGCTGTCGTTTCTGGTTGGCCTTCTTCAGAATGTTGCTTTCAATGGTGTGGTCACTTACAAACCTGTAGATGTGAACATCTCTCGTTTGACCAATTCTATGACAACGATCTTGGCATTGTTTATCCATCGCAGGATTCCAATCGGAATCGTAGAATATAACGGTATCCGCACCTGTGAGGTTGATTCCCAATCCACCTGAACGACTCGAAAGGATGAAAGCCGTAATGCGAGGATCTGTATTGAAACGCTCTGTAAGCACTTGACGATCTTCAATCTTAGTAGCACCGTCAAGTCTCATGTACAAGTAGCCATGGTAGTTGAGGAATTGCTCTAACACATCTAGCACTTTGGTCATCTGTGTAAAGATCAGCGCTCTGTGGCCATGGTCTTTCAAGTTTTGCAGTAAAATGGCTAGTTTTTGCAATTTACCACAGTCATACTGCAATAGCGATTTGTCCGGAAAGGCTATAGCTAATTTGGTCTGCAGATGGTGTAGCGGATTGGTCATTGATTGGAATTGACTTAACAATTGAGCTTGTGAGTATGAATCAACGGAATTTGTTTCATTGAGCCCCAGTGACAGTTCCCTTAGATCGAGGGCCACCACATTAGGCGTTAAGACAGCGTAGTTTTCGATTAAATTTTTATGCTTTGTGATACGGGTTTGTAGTGGAGTTAACATTTCTTCTAAACACTGGGCTTGAGGTCCAGCCTCCTTAGTGGGACCCACTCTTAACAAGTTGATTAGATTTTGTCCATAGAGCGGTTTCTTTTCACATTTGGACCTGTTAACATACTGTAAGAATTGAAGTGAGTCTATGGCCCTTTGGCCCTTTTGCTGACCCAACTGCCTGAAGAATTCCTCAGCATGGCGCAAATTGGATGGTAATTGTTCGTCCTCTGATGATTTCAATGAGTTTTGTTCTCTGAGGAGATCCACTTGCCTTTGAAACTCTTGTATGCATTGCAATTTACTAATGCTTTGAGCTCTATGAGTAGTCATTTTAGCGTCATTATTAGTGAATGATAAATTCataaaatcaaaatccACCTTTCTATCTCGTTCATTCTGGCCCAGTAATCTCAGGACGtatttgttcaaatctGAGTAGTCGTATGCTACACAGTGATCCATGCTAAATGAGGTGGAGATAGGTCTCACTTCGAAAAGGTCAGGATGATTACAGACTTTCCTCAACTGCATCAAGCAGTTAACAATTGACATGAAATTACCACTTGCTAAGGTTGCCTTAGTTTGTGCTCTGGACATGAAATCATCATAAAGAAATCTTTGTCGCTTAGAGAGACGACAGTAGACAACGTGCTCGTACTTTGCTGGCATCTGCTTCTCTACATCACATTTCAATCTTCTCAAAAGGTAAGGACGTAATACCTGGTGTAATTTGGCGACTGTCTTCTTGGTTTCTGCGTCTTGTGCGGGATCTTGTCCGGTTTCTATCAGTTTGTCCACTGGCCTACCAAACCACTGTTGAAATGCATCTAAATCGGCAAATCCTGAGAAGCCGGCTCCATCTGTAATTGTCTGTGGCATTAAGAAGTACAATAGAGACCACAACTCTGCGATATTATTTTGCAAAGGTGTACCAGTCAACAGTAATCTTCTTTCAGTATTGAAATTCAATAGAGCTTGCCACCTGGTAGATCTGAAATTCTTAATGTTATGCGCTTCATCAAGAATCATATAACCCcatttctttctcttgaaGGAATTTTGGTCCTGTACCACTAGTTGGTAAGAAACGATGCAAATGTGGAATGCATTCGGTCCATTCCAACCTTTTCTCTTCTCCTTACGTTGTTGAGGAGATCCGTAGTAAGTCAGTACTTTGAATCCGGGGGCAAATCTCTTGAATTCCATTTCCCAGTTTAAAAGGACTGATGTGGGGACAACAATTAGATGTGGACCCCAATTTTCCTTCTCACAGGCCAAGTATGCCAGCAGCGAAATTGTTTGAATGGTTTTACCCAAACCCATTTCATCCGCTAGAATACCATTTGTGTTGTTATTGTAAAGAGAGGCCATCCAATTGAGACCCTGcttttggtaaattctcAAAGAACCACGAAGGAGAAATGGTACGGGCACATCAACAACAGATAGTGGGTCTGCCTCTGGAACAGCTTTATCCAAAACATTATTGGCCCTTTCTGCAACTTTagtcttttcttcctcAGGTTTGACCTCCTGTTCAGGTgtagtttcttcaacagtTTTGTCATCCATTTCGAAGCCCTTATTCTCTAGGTAACCTTCATCCATTAAGGGTTTTTTCTCCTTAGTGAGTCCAAGATCTGAATTTCCATTTTGGCTATCATCTGAAGTGTGATTATTTGTATTTACAGATTCCTTATCCTTCcctttaatttcatcttcaaagacCTCCCGAGTTTCTCTCTTGACTTTGTCCTCTGCCTCAGATTCACTCTGACTTCCGCTCATTTCATAATCTTCCTCGTCTTTCTCTTCATCCTCGATATGATCATCAAACAGAGAACTCAAACCTAAGCCATTAGATGTAGCTGGTGTAGCGTCCTCACCATCTGACGAAGCTCCTTCCTCTTCAGATGAACTCTCAGTTGATACTAACGAATCATCTGATTCTGAGGAACCATCATGTTCTGATAGTGGCTCTGGGCTGGATCGATTAGAAAATGGAATTGTTTTTCCATTTTCCGGAGCGGAATCCATTGGAGGCGGACTTGTAGTTGTTGCGGTTTCTTGGCCCTCAGACGACATGTCTTCGTGCTCGCTGTCATCctctgatgatgatatgttatcatcatctctatcgtcatcatcatcccTATTAGAGTCAGTTTCACCGagatcatcatcactgTCGTCAACATCACTCTCTGATACGCTTTCTTCCACGTTTTGATTAAGCTGGGCACCCAATAGTTGAGTACTTTGTTCTAACATTTTAGACAAATGTTCTTTACCTCTAATTTTCTTCagtttctcttcttcatcgcttcttaaaattttgtaaGCTCTTTCAGCTAGTGTCCATCTCTTCTTAACGGCTTGCATAGCCGCTCTGGCCAGCCCTTTTTTGCGTTTCTCTTCCTCCTTAGCTTTTCTCTCTTCAGCACCTGCAATATGTTTAAAATATTGTTCGATCATTTGCGAAACTTTACGTGCTCTAGCTATTCTAGCCTTTTTAGAATTTTGGAATAGCTTACTCATATAAACACCGTGGTTGATCAAATACTCTTGATAGGTTTGTAAATTTTGTTCCTTATAGAAAAAAGTAACTGGGTCTGGTCTATGCGATTGAATAAGTCTTGCTTCCTTTGTAGTTATTGGTTGTATAGAATCGGTTTCAGGATCATACCTAAGAGCCCCATTCTCTAATCCACGTCGTATGGCCTTAAACACGTCTTTTTGTTCCTTAATGTAATTTTCGTATTCTTCAATGCTAACATCTTCGTCCATGGATTTGAACGATTCCAAATAATTATGCAAACTTTTGTAATGCGGTTTTAATACATGCACAGGATTGGTTACTGTTTGTCTTGGTGGATTTACTACCAATTTAATGCGAGGTTTCTTCCTTGGTGGCTTCCGTCTATtatcgtcttcatcttctgaagagGTAGTAAAATAGTAATTATCGCTATTTCCATCGAATTCTTCCTGATGCATgtcatcaaattcaattctttcgTTCAGCGGTCCGTCTGGGGACTTGGGAGCCCTATTCTGAATTTTGGGTTTCTTAACAGCTTTAGGTTTGGAAACTGCAGGTCTCTTAATACTCCTACCCTTGTCGAATTGTTCTCCTAGTTCCTCATACTTATCTCGTACTAGtgtttccacttctttGAGCCATGATCCAACACCATTTTCTGGACTTGAGCTCGATCCTCCACCGACGGCGGTAGCCGCCCTCAGGTTACGCCTTCGTACTGGTATATCGACACTAGGTTCTTTATGGTTTTGTAAATGTACATTCTCTAATGATAGACCTTGATCCTGGATGAATCTGTTGTAACTTTCAGTGTCGTTTACGTAACTAGGATCAaattccaccaaagaaatGTACTCTTTCAGATGGAAAAGCTCATTCGACAGCAAATCGTACTCGAATTTCAGCTGTGCCAGATTGGAATACTTCTCATTATCCCTCTGGTTATATTTACCATTGTCTCTAGTCATCTGTTGATACAACGAATTATGGGAATAGCATAAATATTGGGCTGTTGTCTAATCTATACTGGATAAAACTTATATTGGTGAAAAGTTCAGAATTTGGATAATCCAGTATCAagtttttcaccttcttaGCGGTTCAAAAGTATTCTGTTTTGACCAGGTAAAGTTCTTATTTAGCCCTTAATGATGAGGGAAAACCTTCCTTAGAtgtatttttcatgttTTTCAACCCCATCGCCACCTGTTTAAACAATTTCCATGAGAGCGCTCGTTGGAAGTGATAGTAATAAACTATCACCAAGATATTGAAtatttaaatttttaaaaatgcaGAAGAAGGGAGCTGGTTCCATCTAAATCCACTACGAATTGGCTTCAAATTTTCGCATTTTTCTAAGCTATTTAGTAGTATGTGTTAGGCTCAAGCTTCTTTGTGGGGTGAATTATGTATATTTAAAGCATATTTAGGGTACATCTACAGAAGTTCTGACGCGCTTAAAAAGAATGATAATACAAGAAGTGCCAGTTTGTTatatttcaagaattaTGTCCtttttttatatattttttctcggttcaatttttcaaagtgTCATTTATTCACTTTCAATTAATGCTTTGTTCCTGAAGGACGACTTTCTAATCAAAATAAATGTTACTTCAACGTACATCAATTATAAatattaaagaaattaaaaatgaagtTGAAACATTAGTGGATAATATCCATTCGATGCTCTGAGAGTAATAAGCTATAccagaaaaaaaaaaaaggaaaatcaTAATATTAATTTTAACAACAATGGAAAAGTAGAAAGGTAAAACAAACTAAAGCGACGGGTGTataattgaaattaaaaaaacaacgaaaaaaaaaaaaaaaaatacaacaGTGAAATGGAAACACCACGTCGCCCATCATTTTAATTGATTCTATTTGCCTTGGGATTGAATCGAATTAAATCAGCTCATGAAAACAACGTTGAACTAGACATATTATCATTTACAGGACCAATTCTAAGCAACAAAAATCATGGAATGGTGGGAAATAATATATTTAAAAATACCAACAACAAATCGAAATCGTAGGAATGGAAACACACACACGCACACACAAAATGTAATACAAAGAccaaaataaaagaaaactaaTAGGGACAAATTAATAATTAGCGACAGTCAGGCAAAAACAAACCCATTACTGCCATTTTCCAATCTATCCAAACTTGCAGTCTTACCGTTAATAAAACCTCTATCATTATTCTGTAAAGCAACTTGAGGCTGATTAAGGCCATTGTAAAATGGCACACCTCCAGTGGTTTGACTTTGCATAGAATCAGAATTTGACTGCATCGGATTAGTAGTCAAGTAATCATGATTCGAAGTGCTTGCAAGACCGGATGCAGATTGTGGGAATCCAAAATAATCAATATTTTGGTAACCGGGTAATAACATCTTGGCAGATGACAATGATGGTGCATAATTTGGCAGAGGTGAAATGGACTTACCGGCGGCTAAATAACTCATTTCATCATATAGAGATGACATAGGTGTCGAAGCGGCAGATGATGAAGCGGGCATATACCCATACGTTGGCTGTTGCAGCAAAGGctgctgatgctgatgcAACTGTTGCAactgttgctgttgttgttgctgttgttgttgctgttgttgctgctgttgctgttgttgctgctgttgctgctgctgctgttgctgctgctgctgctgctgttgttgtaaagCATTGTTAATAAGTGCCTGTTGAACGGTGGCTGCTTGCTTAGCAGACCTACCCCAAGACAGCCTCACTCTTGAATTGCCGATGGGGAAACCTTGCATCTTGGCAATAGCCGTTTCCGCAGAGATTCGATCTACATATTGAACAAATCCACAGCCTTTACCGACAGGGATCTTGACGTAGACAATAGTACCAAAAGGTTGGAAATAAGCACGTAATTCATCCTCAGCAACCAGTGAAGATAACCCCCCAACGAAAACAGTAGTATTGTTGGGATCGGTAAAGCTGTTCAACGCAGGTTGCGGTTGCACGGGATACATGAATTGAGAACCACTCATAAGACCAGAATTGTTGCCAGTGTTAATACCCCCAACAGCGTTAGCATTACTAGCACTAGCAGCACCTGTAGCCTTTGATTTTCCGTCTGCAGAATTCTGCAGATGACCAGCGTTACTGACTCTAATGGCTCTACCGCTCAGGAAAATACCTTGCATCTCTAAAAGAGCACGCTGTTGATGAGCAGGATTGGTAAATTTAACAAATGCATAACCTTTAGAGACACCCGTCAATTGATCGTAAACAATTTTAACATGCGAAGTCGAATTGAACCGACTTATAAACAATTCAAACAACTGAGATTCTGTTACGTTAGGTGCCAAATCACCAACAAATACCGAGTACTCATTGAAGGCGCCTGCGCTCGAGTGTGATGAAGAAGcccaattcaattttaatcTCTTATGAACAAAATTGGGGATTTGCATCCCATTCTTGAGTAATGCATTAGACGCATGGACCGTTGAGGGAAACTCCAGGAAGCAGTAACCTAAATTGTTTCTTGGTCCCATGgtaccactaccact contains:
- the SWR1 gene encoding chromatin-remodeling protein SWR1 (some similarities with gnl|GLV|CAGL0M01188g Candida glabrata CAGL0M01188g and some similarites with uniprot|Q05471 Saccharomyces cerevisiae YDR334W SWR1 Swi2/Snf2-related ATPase component of the SWR1 complex required for the incorporation of Htz1p into chromatin); the protein is MTRDNGKYNQRDNEKYSNLAQLKFEYDLLSNELFHLKEYISLVEFDPSYVNDTESYNRFIQDQGLSLENVHLQNHKEPSVDIPVRRRNLRAATAVGGGSSSSPENGVGSWLKEVETLVRDKYEELGEQFDKGRSIKRPAVSKPKAVKKPKIQNRAPKSPDGPLNERIEFDDMHQEEFDGNSDNYYFTTSSEDEDDNRRKPPRKKPRIKLVVNPPRQTVTNPVHVLKPHYKSLHNYLESFKSMDEDVSIEEYENYIKEQKDVFKAIRRGLENGALRYDPETDSIQPITTKEARLIQSHRPDPVTFFYKEQNLQTYQEYLINHGVYMSKLFQNSKKARIARARKVSQMIEQYFKHIAGAEERKAKEEEKRKKGLARAAMQAVKKRWTLAERAYKILRSDEEEKLKKIRGKEHLSKMLEQSTQLLGAQLNQNVEESVSESDVDDSDDDLGETDSNRDDDDDRDDDNISSSEDDSEHEDMSSEGQETATTTSPPPMDSAPENGKTIPFSNRSSPEPLSEHDGSSESDDSLVSTESSSEEEGASSDGEDATPATSNGLGLSSLFDDHIEDEEKDEEDYEMSGSQSESEAEDKVKRETREVFEDEIKGKDKESVNTNNHTSDDSQNGNSDLGLTKEKKPLMDEGYLENKGFEMDDKTVEETTPEQEVKPEEEKTKVAERANNVLDKAVPEADPLSVVDVPVPFLLRGSLRIYQKQGLNWMASLYNNNTNGILADEMGLGKTIQTISLLAYLACEKENWGPHLIVVPTSVLLNWEMEFKRFAPGFKVLTYYGSPQQRKEKRKGWNGPNAFHICIVSYQLVVQDQNSFKRKKWGYMILDEAHNIKNFRSTRWQALLNFNTERRLLLTGTPLQNNIAELWSLLYFLMPQTITDGAGFSGFADLDAFQQWFGRPVDKLIETGQDPAQDAETKKTVAKLHQVLRPYLLRRLKCDVEKQMPAKYEHVVYCRLSKRQRFLYDDFMSRAQTKATLASGNFMSIVNCLMQLRKVCNHPDLFEVRPISTSFSMDHCVAYDYSDLNKYVLRLLGQNERDRKVDFDFMNLSFTNNDAKMTTHRAQSISKLQCIQEFQRQVDLLREQNSLKSSEDEQLPSNLRHAEEFFRQLGQQKGQRAIDSLQFLQYVNRSKCEKKPLYGQNLINLLRVGPTKEAGPQAQCLEEMLTPLQTRITKHKNLIENYAVLTPNVVALDLRELSLGLNETNSVDSYSQAQLLSQFQSMTNPLHHLQTKLAIAFPDKSLLQYDCGKLQKLAILLQNLKDHGHRALIFTQMTKVLDVLEQFLNYHGYLYMRLDGATKIEDRQVLTERFNTDPRITAFILSSRSGGLGINLTGADTVIFYDSDWNPAMDKQCQDRCHRIGQTRDVHIYRFVSDHTIESNILKKANQKRQLDNVVIQEGDFTTDYFTKFSVKELLGPEVPNVMGVNDKPLLQESSQASKDPRRLEKLLAQAEDEDDVKAAHLAMKEVDADDNDFAENVNPDGTEGQKPITSKVDDDAQDEFDEYEGTNHVEEYMIRFIANGYYYS
- the NAM8 gene encoding Nam8p (some similarities with uniprot|Q00539 Saccharomyces cerevisiae YHR086W NAM8 RNA binding protein component of the U1 snRNP protein mutants are defective in meiotic recombination and in formation of viable spores involved in the formation of DSBs through meiosis-specific splicing of MER2 pre-mRNA), whose translation is MSFKMNSGSNFYPRSGTTSGQRPFRYNSNINGTGSPVNAVGNRGSQLYMGDLDPSWDENTIRQIWGSLGESNVVIRLMLHNNVSGSGTMGPRNNLGYCFLEFPSTVHASNALLKNGMQIPNFVHKRLKLNWASSSHSSAGAFNEYSVFVGDLAPNVTESQLFELFISRFNSTSHVKIVYDQLTGVSKGYAFVKFTNPAHQQRALLEMQGIFLSGRAIRVSNAGHLQNSADGKSKATGAASASNANAVGGINTGNNSGLMSGSQFMYPVQPQPALNSFTDPNNTTVFVGGLSSLVAEDELRAYFQPFGTIVYVKIPVGKGCGFVQYVDRISAETAIAKMQGFPIGNSRVRLSWGRSAKQAATVQQALINNALQQQQQQQQQQQQQQQQQQQQQQQQQQQQQQQQQQQLQQLHQHQQPLLQQPTYGYMPASSSAASTPMSSLYDEMSYLAAGKSISPLPNYAPSLSSAKMLLPGYQNIDYFGFPQSASGLASTSNHDYLTTNPMQSNSDSMQSQTTGGVPFYNGLNQPQVALQNNDRGFINGKTASLDRLENGSNGFVFA